A single window of Vigna unguiculata cultivar IT97K-499-35 chromosome 1, ASM411807v1, whole genome shotgun sequence DNA harbors:
- the LOC114183402 gene encoding pentatricopeptide repeat-containing protein At5g02830, chloroplastic, giving the protein MRDFVILGSSVTTPFPSSSSAAPYRFPIKHSLPKLAPFSSSWNISCALQAPLSLSADSKLVEEFEVFDEDAIDSGVDAEVLAKMVLLGIRGNKVRSVVHTLNRVQDRAVSLASHLNASSIDAIAKECCRLVTCGQIEEAVELMEILTRFKISIRGLVQPSDVIKRCVLSRNPILAVRYACLLPHAQILFCNIISEFGKRRDLISALKTYELSKKHVDIPNMYIYRAIIDACGLCRDYMKSRYIYEDLLNQKITPNIYVFNSLMNVNAHDLSYTLNLYQNMQNLGLKPDMTSYNILLKACCVAGRVDLAQDIYRELKHLESVGQLKLDVFTYSTIIKVFADARLWQMALTIKQDMLSAGVSLNIVAWSSLINACAHTGLVEQAIQLFEEMILAGCEPNTQCFNIILNACVEACQYDRAFRFFHSWKGKKMLGSFGEGRNNNIGQELVHNVTTMPSGISNSHILSIAERFPFTPTTTTYNILLKACGTDYYHAKALIKEMETVGLSPNQISWSILIDICGASANVEGAIEILKNMADAGIKPDVIAYTTAIKVCVESKNFMQALALYEEMKSYQIRPNLITYNTLLKARSKYGSLHEVQQCLTIYLDMRKAGYKPNDCYLEELIEEWCEGVIQDNREMQGEFSFSNTSELERSQSLLLEKIAAHLLKRVADILSIDVQGLTKVEARLVVLAVLRMIKENYSLGHSINDDILIVIGATKVDENPNKRILEVQDAIIKLLRNELGLEVFSARTRLALSDTPKLKHPNFANLKIGALPGEDALPTLTGFQTRRPAILVRLKVTRKSLYSWLHRK; this is encoded by the exons ATGAGGGATTTCGTGATCCTTGGATCCTCTGTCACAACcccttttccttcttcttcttctgcagCACCCTATCGCTTCCCCATTAAACACTCTCTTCCAAAGCTCGCTCCTTTTTCTTCCTCTTGGAACATTTCATGCGCCCTCCAAGCACCCCTCTCTCTCAGCGCCGATTCCAAGCTCGTTGAGGAATTTGAAGTGTTTGATGAGGATGCCATTGATTCTGGGGTCGATGCTGAGGTTCTGGCCAAGATGGTTCTGTTGGGAATTCGAGGGAACAAGGTTAGGAGTGTTGTTCACACTCTCAACAGAGTGCAGGATCGCGCAGTTTCTCTAGCTTCTCATCTTAATGCCTCTTCCATCGATGCCATTGCGAAGGAGTGTTGCCGTTTGGTCACGTGCGGCCAAATTGAGGAGGCTGTCGAACTAATGGAGATTCTCACAC GTTTCAAGATATCAATAAGGGGACTTGTTCAGCCGTCTGACGTAATTAAACGCTGTGTTCTTAGTCGGAACCCGATTTTAGCTGTTAG GTATGCATGTCTTCTTCCCCATGCACAGATATTGTTCTGCAATATTATATCAGAATTTGGCAAAAGGAGGGATTTGATTTCTGCTTTGAAAACATATGAGCTATCGAAGAAACACGTGGATATTCCCAATATGTACATATACCGGGCAATAATTGATGCTTGTGGTCTATGTCGTGATTACATGAAATCTAGGTACATATATGAG GATTTGCTTAATCAGAAGATCACCCCAAATATATACGTTTTCAACAGCCTCATGAATGTGAATGCTCATGATCTTAGCTACACATTAAATCTATATCAAAATATGCAG AATCTTGGTTTAAAACCAGATATGACATCTTATAACATCCTACTGAAAGCATGCTGTGTTGCTGGAAGAGTTGATCTGGCTCAAGACATCTATAGGGAACTTAAGCATTTGGAATCAGTGGGACAGCTAAAATTAGATGTCTTTACCTACAGCACAATTATAAAG GTCTTTGCAGATGCGAGGTTATGGCAAATGGCTCTAACAATCAAGCAAGACATGCTTTCTGCTGGTGTTTCTCTTAATATTGTCGCATGGTCATCATTAATCAATGCCTGTGCACATACAGGGCTTGTAGAGCAGGCAATTCAGTTATTTGAAGAAATGATTTTGGCTGGCTGTGAGCCTAATACTCAGTGTTTCAACATCATTTTAAATGCCTGTGTTGAAGCTTGCCAATATGACAGGGCTTTTCGCTTTTTTCATTCTTGGAAGGGAAAAAAGATGTTAGGGTCATTTGGTGAAGGCCGCAACAACAATATAGGACAGGAACTTGTGCATAATGTTACTACTATGCCAAGTGGCATTTCTAATTCACACATCTTGAGTATTGCTGAGAGGTTCCCTTTCACACCAACTACAACAACATACAATATTTTACTGAAGGCCTGTGGTACTGATTATTACCATGCAAAAGCATTAATCAAAGAGATGGAAACAGTAGGTCTTTCCCCTAATCAAATTAGCTGGTCAATTTTGATAGATATCTGTGGAGCATCAGCAAACGTGGAGGGTGCCATTGAG ATTTTGAAGAACATGGCTGACGCTGGAATTAAACCTGATGTTATTGCATATACGACAGCCATTAAG GTTTGTGTTGAAAGTAAGAATTTTATGCAAGCATTAGCATTATATGAAGAAATGAAAAGCTACCAgatacgaccaaatttg ATAACATACAACACACTTCTGAAGGCACGCAGTAAATATGGCTCCTTACATGAGGTGCAACAATGCCTGACTATATACCTGGACATGCGAAAGGCAGG GTATAAACCCAATGACTGCTATCTGGAAGAATTGATTGAGGAATGGTGTGAGGGAGTGATACAAGATAACAGAGAGATGCAAGGAGAATTTTCTTTCAGCAATACATCTGAATTAGAGAGATCCCAAAGTCTACTTCTTGAAAAAATTGCTGCTCACCTGCTAAAGAGGGTAGCTGACATCCTATCAATTGACGTTCAAGGTCTCACAAAG GTTGAAGCTCGTTTGGTTGTTCTTGCAGTTCTTCGGATGATCAAAGAGAATTACAGTTTAG GACATTCAATAAATGACGATATCTTGATCGTCATAGGAGCTACTAAAGTAGACGAAAATCCAAATAAACGCATATTAGAAGTGCAAGATGCAATAATAAAACTTCTTAGAAATGAATTGGGGCTGGAAGTTTTTTCTGCCAGAACCAGATTAGCACTAAGTGACACACCAAAGTTAAAGCACCCCAACTTTGCAAATCTCAAAATAGGAGCCCTACCAGGAGAGGAtgcattacccacattaacggGGTTTCAGACCAGGAGACCTGCAATTCTAGTGAGGTTGAAGGTCACCAGAAAATCATTATACAGTTGGTTGCATAGGAAGTAA
- the LOC114179670 gene encoding protein REVEILLE 8-like isoform X2: MNGSGKKVRKPYTITKSRESWSEEEHDKFLEALQLFDRDWKKIEDFVGSKTVIQIRSHAQKYFLKVQKNGTVAHVPPPRPKRKAAHPYPQKASKNVLVPFPASLAYVSSTWDENFLPMNSGSSRSLPHQDELTNFHGDEADIGSKGVTIIGNSCVSNVGNSTRKLSATEMPKQGKQTQVLHGLPDFAEVYSFIGSIFDPDTKGHVQKLKEMDPINFETVLLLMKNLTLNLSGPDFVSVRNAISSHDGNTELRQELMSRNRQTMYHVKQLNKR, encoded by the exons ATGAA TGGCTCTGGCAAGAAGGTTAGAAAGCCTTATACTATCACCAAGTCTAGGGAAAGCTGGTCTGAGGAGGAGCATGACAAGTTTCTTGAAGCTCTTCAACT ATTTGACAGAGATTGGAAGAAAATTGAGGATTTTGTTGGTTCAAAGACAGTTATTCAG ATTAGAAGTCATGCCCAGAAGTACTTTCTGAAGGTTCAGAAGAACGGGACAGTAGCACATGTTCCTCCTCCTCGTCCTAAGCGTAAAGCTGCTCATCCTTACCCACAAAAGGCATCAAAAAATG TTTTGGTGCCATTTCCAGCTTCCCTGGCATATGTTTCTTCCACGTGGGATGAAAATTTCTTGCCCATGAATTCTGGATCCAGCAGATCACTGCCCCATCAGGATGAACTCACCAATTTTCATGGAGATGAAG CTGATATTGGATCAAAGGGGGTGACAATAATTGGCAACAGCTGTGTTAGCAATGTTGGGAACTCTACTAGAAAGTTGTCTGCTACTGAAATGCCAAAACAAGGGAAACAGACTCAGGTGCTTCATG GTTTACCAGATTTTGCTGAAGTTTATAGCTTCATTGGAAGTATTTTTGATCCAGACACAAAAGGCCATGTCCAGAAGCTCAAGGAAATGGATCCTATAAATTTTGAAACT GTTTTGTTGCTGATGAAAAATCTCACTCTCAACTTGTCTGGTCCTGATTTTGTGTCCGTT AGGAATGCCATTTCATCACACGATGGCAACACGGAATTACGGCAGGAATTGATGTCAAGAAATAGACAAACGATGTATCATGTCAAACAGCTCAACAAACGTTAA
- the LOC114183414 gene encoding LOW QUALITY PROTEIN: thioredoxin-like protein AAED1, chloroplastic (The sequence of the model RefSeq protein was modified relative to this genomic sequence to represent the inferred CDS: substituted 1 base at 1 genomic stop codon), which produces MACSLSATLVSNSLHLNRTTSLCCLHQHPTLSLHQNLPIYSKNLPKLLTTQNHATTTPFASGSAGVESPVLSDDATSSLDSVKVFDLKGNGIPISDLWKDRKAVVAFARHFGCVLCRKRADYLASKKDIMDASGVALVLIGPGSIDQAKSFAEQSKFPGEIYADPTHSSYEALQFVSGVLTTFTPMXAGLKIIQLYMEGYRQDWKLSFEKDTVTRGGWKQGGIIVAGPGRNNISYLHKDKEAGDDPEIEDILKACCSS; this is translated from the exons ATGGCATGCTCTCTTTCTGCAACTCTTGTGTCAAATTCTCTTCACCTTAACAGAACCACAAGTCTCTGTTGCTTGCATCAACATCCCACCCTTTCACTACACCAAAATCTTCCAATATATTCAAAGAATCTTCCCAAACTCTTAACAACTCAAAATCATGCAACGACTACACCCTTTGCTTCTGGCTCTGCAG GAGTAGAGTCTCCCGTGTTGAGTGACGATGCCACGAGTTCTCTGGATTCGGTGAAAGTGTTTGATTTGAAAGGAAACGGGATTCCAATTTCTGACTTGTGGAAAGATAGGAAAGCTGTTGTGGCATTTGCACGCCACTTTGG GTGCGTGTTGTGCCGCAAAAGAGCTGATTATCTTGCATCAAAGAAG GATATAATGGATGCATCTGGAGTGGCACTTGTGTTGATTGGACCTGGGAGCATTGATCAG GCCAAATCCTTTGCTGAGCAATCAAAATTTCCAGGAG AAATCTATGCAGATCCCACACACTCTTCATATGAGGCCTTACAATTTGTTTCTGGAGTTTTAACAACATTTACCCCAATGTAA GCAGGTCTTAAGATAATACAGCTATATATGGAAGGTTATCGACAAGATTGGAAGCTTTCATTTGAAAAGGACACTGTTACCAGAGGAGGCTG GAAACAAGGAGGAATTATAGTTGCAGGCCCGGGTAGAAATAACATCTCATACCTTCACAAG GACAAAGAAGCAGGGGATGACCCAGAAATTGAAGATATATTAAAAGCATGTTGCTCGTcgtga
- the LOC114194407 gene encoding 60S ribosomal protein L4-like translates to MAAAAARPLVSVQTLEGDAAPTVPLPDVMKAPIRPDIVNFVHSNISRNSRQPYAVSRRAGHQTSAESWGTGRAVSRIPRVPGGGTHRAGQAAFGNMCRGGRMFAPTKIWRRWHRKINVQQKRHAVVSAIAASAIPSLVQARGHRIESVPELPLVVSDSIESVEKSKEAVKILQKIGAFPDAEKAKLSHGIRPGKGKMRNRRYISRKGPLIVYGSEGAKAVKAFRNIPGVEIANVDRLNLLKLAPGGHLGRFIIWTKSAFEKLDSIYGSFDKVSEKKKGYVLPRPKKVNSDLARIINSDEVQSVVRPINKEVKRATLKKNPLKNLNVMLKLNPYAKTAKRMALLAEKQRLVAKKEKLDQKRNIVSKEEASAIRAAGKAWYQTMVSDSDYTEFENFSKWLGVSQ, encoded by the exons ATGGCAGCAGCAGCAGCGAGGCCTCTCGTATCGGTTCAAACCCTAGAGGGCGATGCAGCCCCCACCGTCCCTCTTCCTGATGTCATGAAGGCTCCCATTCGCCCCGACATTGTCAATTTCGTCCACTCCAACATTTCTCGCAACAGCCGCCAGCCATACGCCGTCAGCAGGCGCGCCGGTCACCAGACCTCCGCCGAGTCCTGGGGCACGGGCCGCGCCGTTTCGCGTATTCCTCGTGTCCCCGGCGGCGGTACGCACCGCGCTGGCCAGGCCGCCTTCGGCAACATGTGCCGCGGCGGTCGTATGTTCGCGCCCACCAAGATCTGGCGCCGCTGGCACCGCAAGATCAACGTTCAGCAGAAGCGCCACGCCGTGGTCTCTGCCATCGCCGCCTCCGCGATCCCTTCCCTGGTCCAGGCCCGCGGCCACCGCATCGAGTCTGTCCCTGAGCTTCCCCTCGTCGTTAGCGACAGCATCGAGAGCGTGGAGAAGTCCAAGGAAGCGGTGAAAATTCTTCAGAAGATCGGCGCGTTCCCCGACGCGGAGAAAGCGAAGCTGAGTCACGGAATTCGTCCCGGTAAGGGAAAGATGAGGAACCGTAGGTACATTTCACGCAAGGGTCCTCTTATCGTTTATGGATCCGAAGGTGCTAAAGCGGTTAAAGCGTTCAGGAACATTCCCGGTGTTGAGATTGCAAATGTGGACAGGCTTAACCTTCTGAAGCTTGCACCCGGTGGCCACCTTGGGAGGTTCATTATTTGGACCAAGTCCGCGTTTGAGAAACTGGATTCCATTTATGGGTCTTTCGACAAGGTCTCTGAGAAGAAAAAGGGCTACGTGCTTCCCCGCCCCAAGAAGGTTAACTCGGACTTGGCCCGCATCATTAATTCCGATGAAGTTCAGTCCGTGGTGAGGCCCATCAACAAGGAGGTTAAGCGCGCTACTCTGAAGAAGAACCCTCTGAAGAACCTCAATGTCATGTTGAAGCTGAATCCCTATGCTAAGACTGCTAAAAGGATGGCTCTTCTCGCTGAGAAGCAGCGCCTTGTGGCTAAGAAGGAAAAGCTTGATCAGAAGCGCAACATTGTTTCCAAG GAGGAGGCTTCTGCTATTAGAGCTGCTGGAAAAGCTTGGTATCAAACAATGGTGTCAGACTCTGATTATACAGAATTTGAAAACTTCTCTAAGTGGTTGGGTGTTTCCCAGTGA
- the LOC114179670 gene encoding protein REVEILLE 8-like isoform X1, giving the protein MAMAPSTPSSGSGKKVRKPYTITKSRESWSEEEHDKFLEALQLFDRDWKKIEDFVGSKTVIQIRSHAQKYFLKVQKNGTVAHVPPPRPKRKAAHPYPQKASKNVLVPFPASLAYVSSTWDENFLPMNSGSSRSLPHQDELTNFHGDEADIGSKGVTIIGNSCVSNVGNSTRKLSATEMPKQGKQTQVLHGLPDFAEVYSFIGSIFDPDTKGHVQKLKEMDPINFETVLLLMKNLTLNLSGPDFVSVRNAISSHDGNTELRQELMSRNRQTMYHVKQLNKR; this is encoded by the exons ATGGCAATGGCGCCCTCAACTCCATCTAGTGGCTCTGGCAAGAAGGTTAGAAAGCCTTATACTATCACCAAGTCTAGGGAAAGCTGGTCTGAGGAGGAGCATGACAAGTTTCTTGAAGCTCTTCAACT ATTTGACAGAGATTGGAAGAAAATTGAGGATTTTGTTGGTTCAAAGACAGTTATTCAG ATTAGAAGTCATGCCCAGAAGTACTTTCTGAAGGTTCAGAAGAACGGGACAGTAGCACATGTTCCTCCTCCTCGTCCTAAGCGTAAAGCTGCTCATCCTTACCCACAAAAGGCATCAAAAAATG TTTTGGTGCCATTTCCAGCTTCCCTGGCATATGTTTCTTCCACGTGGGATGAAAATTTCTTGCCCATGAATTCTGGATCCAGCAGATCACTGCCCCATCAGGATGAACTCACCAATTTTCATGGAGATGAAG CTGATATTGGATCAAAGGGGGTGACAATAATTGGCAACAGCTGTGTTAGCAATGTTGGGAACTCTACTAGAAAGTTGTCTGCTACTGAAATGCCAAAACAAGGGAAACAGACTCAGGTGCTTCATG GTTTACCAGATTTTGCTGAAGTTTATAGCTTCATTGGAAGTATTTTTGATCCAGACACAAAAGGCCATGTCCAGAAGCTCAAGGAAATGGATCCTATAAATTTTGAAACT GTTTTGTTGCTGATGAAAAATCTCACTCTCAACTTGTCTGGTCCTGATTTTGTGTCCGTT AGGAATGCCATTTCATCACACGATGGCAACACGGAATTACGGCAGGAATTGATGTCAAGAAATAGACAAACGATGTATCATGTCAAACAGCTCAACAAACGTTAA
- the LOC114177694 gene encoding uncharacterized protein LOC114177694: MQMDVYSHISSPPFISHRFSSSRYQPFKLLCSKESQSKDDKGDKSSTDWDKAWSKLKKQGGKKPFSKFSDKYVSWNPRRSEFPLSEEVDPIKRTERSNLMFWNSPTFTLGGAIIIVTFLLLYTILAPIPIK, encoded by the exons ATGCAAATGGATGTTTATTCACATATTTCATCACCACCTTTCATATCGCATCGTTTCTCTTCTTCACGATACCAACCTTTCAAGCTTCTCTGTTCCAAGGAATCTCAATCGAAAGACGATAAGG GTGATAAATCTTCAACAGATTGGGACAAGGCATGGTCAAAATTGAAGAAGCAAGGGGGCAAAAAACCCTTCTCCAAATTTTCAGATAAGTATGTGAGTTGGAATCCAAGGCGTTCAGAATTCCCTCTTTCTGAGGAGGTTGATCCTATTAAGAGAACAGAGAGATCAAACCTCATGTTCTGGAATAGTCCCACTTTCACTCTTGGGGGTGCAATTATTATTGTCACATTTCTTTTATTGTACACCATTCTTGCACCAATACCAATCAAGTGA